CTCGATTCGGCGAACATGACGCCAAACGAGTGGCTACATATTGCTGAAGACATTGAACAACATTACGACGAATTTGACGGGTTTGTCATATTGCATGGCACGGACACCATGGCTTATAGCGCCTCTGCGCTGTCTTTCATGTTGGAGGAGTTGTCCAAGCCTGTGATTTTTACCGGTGCACAAATCCCCGCAGGGGAAATACGCACCGACGCCTTCGACAACCTGATTGGCGCACTGCTTATTGCGGCTCACTACAAAGTCCCAGAAGTGACTGTGTATTTTCATCATCATCTTTATCGAGGTAATCGAACACAAAAAGTTGATGCAGAAGGGTTTGATGCTTTTGCGTCGCCCAACTTTCCTCCACTGGCGACAGTGGGCACCGATATTGAGATCCGCCGTGAACTGCTACAGCATTTTCCGAATCGACCATTCCAGGTGCGGCGCTTAACGCCACCCAAAATTGTGACTGTGGACATTTTCCCAGGTTTTGACCCGGCCATCATCGATAGCCTCATCGACCACGGCGTCAATGGCATTATTCTTCGAACCTATGGCATGGGCAACGCTCCGGTCAAGGACGGACGTTTGCTTGCCTCTCTTGCTCGCGCAAGTCGCCGAGACACTGTGATCGTCAATTGCACCCAGTGTTATCGTGGTGCCGTGAATATGGCGGGTTACGAAACCGGTAAAATGCTGAGCGACGTCGGCGTCCTCTCTGGCCATGACATGACAGCAGAAGCGGCACTGACCAAGTTATATTATTTGTTCAGCGCCGGCCTTTCGGTGGCTGAGATCCGTACGCAAGTGGGCATGAATTTGCGCGGCGAATTGACCCCACCATCACAGTAGATCACCCGAACTACTTACGCGGGAAGAAAATCTTTTAGGTATTGAAAACGCGGCGTCAGTTCACCCCGATATACAATACAGGCGCGCTTGAGTGTGTCCGACAAATTAACGTCATCAAAAGAGCGTGCGAGATCGATCGCCGCAATCTCCGGCAAGTACTTCGGCAAAATACTCGAAAAATGATCCGAGGCATCTTTAGAAAGTTCGCATGGAAGGTTGTCAATCGCCATGACCACAGTGCCACCAACACGTACCCCGGAAGCAATATGATTGTCTTCAGGGAAGTAGGTATAAACAGGATTGTCGATATCGGTTGCACGTTGTG
This DNA window, taken from Gammaproteobacteria bacterium, encodes the following:
- a CDS encoding type I asparaginase — translated: LDSANMTPNEWLHIAEDIEQHYDEFDGFVILHGTDTMAYSASALSFMLEELSKPVIFTGAQIPAGEIRTDAFDNLIGALLIAAHYKVPEVTVYFHHHLYRGNRTQKVDAEGFDAFASPNFPPLATVGTDIEIRRELLQHFPNRPFQVRRLTPPKIVTVDIFPGFDPAIIDSLIDHGVNGIILRTYGMGNAPVKDGRLLASLARASRRDTVIVNCTQCYRGAVNMAGYETGKMLSDVGVLSGHDMTAEAALTKLYYLFSAGLSVAEIRTQVGMNLRGELTPPSQ